In Deinococcus psychrotolerans, the genomic window GAATCAAATACGGCGCGGCGTAGGGCTGCATTTCACCTTTGGCGTCCACGATTTCAGCGCCGTTGTAAAACTTATCGCGGCCCTCGTCTTTCATCTTCTGGAGCAGCGGCGGCAGGCGGCGGCCCTCTTTCTCCAGATTGCCGATGACGGTTTGCACACCCAGCGCGTCCATCGTCTCGAACGGCCCCTGCTCCCAGCCGAAGCCCCATTTCAGCGCGTTGTCGATGTCCTGAAGTTGCCCCGACACGGTTCCGGCCATCTTGGCGGCGTACCAGAAGCCGTCGTTCATCACGCCGCGCATGAAGTCGCCTTCTTTGCCTTCCACTTCGTAGAGGCCCTTGACGCGATCATTCAGCGGCTTGCCTTTGAGGGCGTCCAGCACACCGATCTTGACTGGTGCTTGGTCTTCGTACTCCAGATTGTCCAGATTCAGCGTCAGAATCTTGGTCTTGCCGCGCTCATCTTTGGTTTTCTTGTAGAACCCACTTCCGGTCTTGTCGCCCAGCCACTTCTTGTCTTCCACCAGTTTCTTGAAGGTGTCAGTCAGGGTAAAGTCCTCGTCGTCGCCCGTCACCTTGCCGATGTCATTGGCGACGTGATAGATGATGTCCAGGCCCGACAGATCGGCGGTGCGAAACGTCGCGCTCTTGGGGCGGCCAATCGCCGGGCCGGTCAGCTGATCGACCACGGCGGGGGTCAGGCCGTTTTCTTCCATCCGTTTCATGGCCCGCACCATGCCGTAAACGCCGATGCGGTTGCCCACGAAGCCCGGCACGTCGTTGGCGACGACCACGCCTTTGCCCAGCGTGTGATCGGCAAATTCGGAGAAGGCGCGAATCACTTCCGGGCTGGTCTGGTCGGTGGGAATGACTTCCAGGAGGTGCAGGTAGCGCGGCGGGTTGAAGAAGTGCGCCCCCACGAAACGGCTCTTGAAGTCGTCCGAACGGCCTTCCACTTGAAGATGCATTGGAATGCCGCTGGAGTTGCTGGAGATGATGGCCGTTTTCTTGGCGACCTTCTCCACTTTCTCCCAGAGATCGTGCTTGGCGTCCAGCTTCTCGATGATCGCTTCGATAATCCAGTCGGCGTCTTTGATTTTGGCGAGGTCGTCTTCCAAGTTGCCCACCGTGATCAGCTTGGCGTTCTCAGGGGCCATGAAAGCGGCGGGGCTGGCTTTCAGAGCGCGTTCGATGCCTGCTTTGGCCAGAAAGTTGCGGTCAGGCTTATCCGGCAACACGATATCGAGCAGCACCACCGGAATACCCGCGTTGGTCAGTTGGGCAGCAATTGCCGCGCCCATTACGCCCGCGCCGATCACGGCGGCCTTCTGAATGGGAGAGGGCTGGGGTTGATGCTGGGCAGTCGGTGGGGTTTGAGTGGCAGTCACGGAAAGTACCTCCTGAGGCGAGAACGG contains:
- a CDS encoding 3-hydroxyacyl-CoA dehydrogenase/enoyl-CoA hydratase family protein yields the protein MGAAIAAQLTNAGIPVVLLDIVLPDKPDRNFLAKAGIERALKASPAAFMAPENAKLITVGNLEDDLAKIKDADWIIEAIIEKLDAKHDLWEKVEKVAKKTAIISSNSSGIPMHLQVEGRSDDFKSRFVGAHFFNPPRYLHLLEVIPTDQTSPEVIRAFSEFADHTLGKGVVVANDVPGFVGNRIGVYGMVRAMKRMEENGLTPAVVDQLTGPAIGRPKSATFRTADLSGLDIIYHVANDIGKVTGDDEDFTLTDTFKKLVEDKKWLGDKTGSGFYKKTKDERGKTKILTLNLDNLEYEDQAPVKIGVLDALKGKPLNDRVKGLYEVEGKEGDFMRGVMNDGFWYAAKMAGTVSGQLQDIDNALKWGFGWEQGPFETMDALGVQTVIGNLEKEGRRLPPLLQKMKDEGRDKFYNGAEIVDAKGEMQPYAAPYLILSDLKKDASKVVKKTGGASLVDLGDGVLLLEFHSKMNALGEDAIRMIGTAHKTVQEMGYAGLVVGNQGENFSAGANLPLILSQAQDEEWDELDAAIKLFQQATTSLRFSPHPVVVAPFNLTLGGGTEMALHADAVTASAETYMGLVEVGVGLIPGGGGTKEMLLRFTDQTLPGQPLLPAVQRAFELIGTAKVSTSAQDARKLGFLRKSDETVMNRDNLLAEAKRKVLELAPGYVQPAMRMDIPVMGEAAIGAIKSALYGLVEGGYASKYDREVSLQLANILAGGATNNRQARVTEQQLLDLEREAFLTLAGKKGTQDRIAHMLKTGKPLRN